The genomic region atatatatatatatatatatatatatatatatatatatatatatatatatatatatctacactttttaatattacaaatcaatgtcaaatgtggttaaaaaatatttaaatataatcaaGTCATAGTATGATGTTCTATTGGAATATGTTGGTAGTTAAGAATTAAATTGTTGCCAATTGTATGATTATGTGTGCATTTTATTTCAAGTTATATtggaaataattattatttttagttgAGCATGTAGGAAATTTTCATAGCTAATAGAAATTGGAGTTCCCTAAGAAAATCCTATTCATTTCAAATTCCTAGTGAATccttgaccttagttaatgatagggactaaggtctctaattttagtaattgttgtaatatgatgtattttatgttttaaatatattttattttatttttatatatgagTAAGTTAGTATTTGCACCTAGTTGCATCCTTGTAGAAAGATAGATTTTACATTGAGCGGGTTTTTGAATAACTTTAAAGTGTCTATTTCATCTATTTCTGAGTGTATTTAGGCCCCAAAATGAAACACTTATGAGTTCGGTACCTTTTTGGGGAATTAAACCATGGGCTTTTGTCATCATTTGATCCTGTCCAAGTCTCTTAGAAAAAAGGTGTCAAAAGTCTAACTTGTGGGCGATAGTAAGTAAATTACCACTTCCAAATCCACTCCAACAATTTTATTAATGGTATTTTGCATGCCTCACACATATGAGTGGATCAAAAAGATCCTCTTGGGGAAGAGTATACAATATTATTCCTCTTATCCCAATGCTCTCACATGTAGAAGCATTTGTGATATACACATACCCTTAGGGTTTGGTGTGAAGGGGAGAGAGGAGGTGGATGAGATCCATGTGGTGCATCGTGATCAGAGGAGGGGAGGTCATATGACACGTATTACATATACCATTCTTAGACTCTTTATAtgtcttattattttattttttggctctatctttttGGAGATTTTGGGAGGCTTTGTGCAAGGAGTCAAAAGAGTCTTTGAGAAATTTCTATCAAACCCTCCTAATCTAGTAAGGAAATATTTTGATATTATTCATTCCTTAGAATGCTATATTTCATTttgttgtaaatattttattggaggctttttatttaatttttaaatttcatctttttatatCTTTTCTTATGTCAATGACATGTGTGAGAGGTTTTAGGCTCTCCCATATTGATGAGAGAAACTCATGTGTAGGGTGAAggatatgtggaacctctaagGGAATGGTTTTTTCTCATTGAGAAGCAGATTTCTTGGGTATGAGTATCCTTGATTCTTTTGGAAAATCTGTGGAAAAATTGTTTGGTATATTTTAGAAGGGTTGTGAAGTATATAGTGTTGGATTCCCTTAATGAAGTTTACATGTGCATGGAGTATTTGTATTGGGCAATAAATTTTGTCATGGGCCTCTTAGCTTGGGGCTTGGTTGTGAGAAATACCAAATGTTGGAAGGTGAGCTCTCCCTTAGCTAGTTTAAAAACTATTTTTTGTAACCTTTCTTGTTGAATCAAATTGGGTGCTACCTTGATAGTGGAATAAAAATATTCATTCTCACATTTGGGTTAGAATTTTTATTGGACTTTTGAAATGGGTTCGAGTAAGttgttaatttttttatcaaatgggTCCCTTGTAATGTTGCGTATATCAAGTTGataaatgatgatgttgttgtgtttAGAAGTGATTTGCTTTTAGTTTTCTAAAAATATACATATTGTTTAAGGGTTGAGTTTGTTTAAGAAATAACTTATTGCTTGTGgtaatttgcatttcatacatctaAAAGTTATTGATATTTGATGAACAAAGTAAATTTATTAGTAATTATtggttaaattattattaagagtATGAAATTTCCATTCacttttcttaatatttttagttAATAAAGTGAAGGGGATGTTTATCATGCAAATATTATTCTCTTTGTTatcctacaaaaaaaaaattctctattgaaacttttatttaaaattaaaaatatttatttgtaattAGATATGTATATTCACctatttaaacatatatattagccccccccccccccccccccccctctctctctctctctctctctctctctctctctctctctctctctctctctctctctctctctctctctctctctctctctctctctctctctctctctctctctctctctctctctctctctctctctctctctctctctctctctctcacacacacacacacacacacacacacacattgcaaACTTGAGTTTAGGTTTAAAGTATTAGCATAATGGTTAAGGCCCATTAAGCAGGTTTAGCATGGTAATTAATTCTTTTaagagaatttaatttaatataactttAGCAAATGCCAAAACCTTAGGTGGAATTGTAATTTTTAAATGGTGTGCTAGGTTTTATGATTTAACATGTCTTGTAATCATTTAAATGTGATGTGGCCTCTCAAATTAATTAGTCGagtgaaataatttaatttatctaattgagAGTGAatggtaattaattaaattaaatttgaaatcaaaGTGAAGTatacttttatttcaaaaatttggttttaatagaaaataaaatatcagCTTAGAATTGAGAAAATTTACTCTTTATTTCGTTTTAATTTAGTTGATTTGGACTCTTTAGAAGAATAAACTTTCATTGTgcctaatatttaattttcaaaaatagtatatttacttattaaaaatattCCATAGAAAATTATCATTTATTTGTCTGTTGCATTTAATCTCTTTATATATCATTAGTAattaataaaaatttatatataatttagctTACTTATGGTTTACTTAGCTATAGGTGTTAGCTCACGCCATAGAGGCCCAACCACTTCACTACCAATTAGGAATTAGAGGGAATGTTACCTTGAGGAGTTCCTCCATTGAGACATGTTGCATAAGGATTCCAAATCTCAATCACGTTATCATCCTTGTTTTACATTGTGCGAAATGAGTTCCATAACACCCACTCATCTTATTCCTTTTCTCACCTCGTCTAGCATGATTCCTATAACATTGAGTATGTAACATATATGTGCACATGCTATAATGAATTTGCCTTGTACACCAAGTTCATCCTTTACACAACCCattctcttatttatttatttaaattcttgtaGCCAAATTCTATAATTAATATAAATCCTTAATATTACAAGCTAAAAATATTAATGATAGTTTAGAACTATTCTTTGTTTTTAAGGCTCACGAATATAACACAcctaattttataataaaattgaGATTATCCTACCCGAGCATAAAAAGGTTTTCGGGAAAGATGCAATATAAAGCATGGATGGACGGTGTTTGTGTCAACATCCAACTCGAAAATAAATATGAAAGAAAATTTCCTCTTTTACCAATTTTGAGATGGttgtgaaaaatgtatatattactTCCTTTGAAGAAGGCCATCGTTTATTTAGTGGTGTATGTATAATTCTTTCTTGTGGCAATATAATTATCGTATGACCCACATATTCATTCGTATCCTTTGCCTTTTAGAGTTTTTCATTAGCATGTGCATGTTAGAACCCTTTGGATTTTGGGAAGAATTAtgtttttcaaaataatggatggTGTATATGCTTTTGCATGTGTCATTCATTTGATACTGGGTTCCCCATGGTAGAATCCTTCTAAGCAAATCTAGAGTCACATCCAAACTAGCACCTTCTCGATTACACTAGCAACTATTCTAAAGTGACATCTAATGATTTGGAAACTATCAACCTTCCTTGCTCAAACTAGACCTTTTCTTCAATAATACTAATGCAAGAGTTGTTTATAGATTATTTTCCTCTCGAATATATTTTACTAATTTTTCACTTCAATAACTACCTAGCATGACTCTCTCCATCTCATTTCTTGCACATGTAACACTCACCATCACATCATTGATAATTTCCTTTTTTGCGAATTCGCTGGCGGTTAAGAAAAAtctaatattattttctttgaatttGCTGGTCTTTCCGATATAGTGATAACGATTCCACACTACCGAAAGAGTGgcgacaatatcaacaatatcaaaagTATAAGGAGACTACGTCTACGGTAGTTTGGGTAACTGTATGTCGTAGGACTTACGTACTCactctgcaagtatattataattaaGGACTGCGTCAACATGAATAAGTCCCAACTCTGCAAATATATGATAATTAACTGATCACATCGACAAGAATTAGTCCTCGCAGAGTATTTAATTTTCCCGCTATATAATAGACATGTTATGGGCTTGTAATACACAATTCGACTACACATTCATATCCCGAGCTTTTCTGTCTGATTCCTCTGTGTCTCTATTTATAATGGGTAACCGCATGATTTACTTCACGTTGGGACTTTTCCTATTGATATGTTGTTACAGTGATAATGTCATGGCAGCGGATTCCGATCCCTTGCAAGATTTCTGCGTCGCAGACAAGGAAAGCATGGGTGAGTACATAACTTTTATATGATTTTCTTATTAGGCGagttgctaacaaattgattaagATAGAGTGGTGTGATATGATttgttgctaacaaattgattaaaACAGTTAAGGTGAACGGGTTCGTTTGCAAAGATCCCAAGGATGTTTCGGCAGAGGACTTCTTCTTCGGGGGACTTGGGCAGGCAGGGAACACCGACAATGCAGTGGGCTCAAATGTAACGATGGCCAATGTTATGCAGATACCAGGCCTCAACACCTTCGGAATATCGTTGGTCCGTATCGATTACGCAgtgggtggaataaatcctcctcacacGCACCCAAGAGCCACTGAAGTTCTTGTTTTACTGGAAGGCCAGcttcttgtgggtttcattgacaccaccaacaagtttttcagcaaaacgttggagaagggagatgtgtttgtgtttccaaaggcacttgtgcatttccagcagaatgtggggCATGAAAATGCGGTGGCCATAGCTGCATTGAGCAGCCAGCTTCCGGGAGCTCAGACAATCGCCAACTCTCTGTTTGCAGCGGATCCTCCTCTCCCAGATTCCGTATTGGCCAAGGCCTTCCGCATCACCCAAGAGCTTGTCGATTTCATTCAGAAGAAATTTGCATAAGAATTTGCATTACCCAAGAGCTTGTCGATTACATTCAGGCCAAATTCCTCTAAGATTCTCAACCTGAATTCGCTGTGGTCTATTAAATAAAACGTGGGAAGACCATCtttgtcatttttttcttttcctgAATAAAATAAATCTATTTAATCTCGTTATTTCTCTGCTGATGTATTATTTATAGCATCGATTTTCAACATATATAACTCAAGagtaaatttcaaattttaataattatgctaatatttctaattaataatttatttttatattcactatcgtggaatctagaggtgtccttgccgaagcaagactaatcccctagtgtgtacaacccactcacaaggtagcaacacacataGAGTTAACATagccggggactcgaactcaagaccatggggagcatacccacgccttaagttgcgatccacgaccgggtgagctagggccgaagccctaATTAATAATTTATTGATAACATGTTAAAGAATAAATCAAATGAAATACATGGGATTCAAGGTATGCATCACAATTCATCTTTTCATCCATGCTCACCTTTCAAAGCTACGTCTCCCATTCATCACCATCGTACATTATTTATACATTTTACAAGTATCCTTAGGTAAACATTTGGAATGGTAAAGGCATTGCATTACTACACTATGGTTCTTTAATGATAAGATTTTGTATTATGTGTATTACAATAATCTTAttgaataaaattcaaaaattaaactGAAATTATTTCCGCTTGAATGGCTCTCATCATTATCTCATGGTCCCCATACACTCATTTGAAATTAGATATCACATTTTACGTCATTTTAGTAATAATATTTTCGTAAGAGTAACTATCTTTGATTTTTTAGAATGCAGAAGAGAATATAATACTAAAATTCATTATTATTCAATGCGCTTTCAATCTTTGTATACTAAAATATACACAGGTCCAACTAATCAACAATGAATTTtatatattattcaaaaaaatcTTAGATAACGTGATTTAATAAATGTTTACTATAATAGTTATACACAATTTAAAAGCTTATGTTTaatgtgaaatatttaattaataatattaaaataaattatgctAATGTCTCTTGAAAACCTCATAATAATCTTTTCATCCTAATTTTTTATCAAAGAAGTCTTTAAAAAATGTCGAAAAATGCTCCTAGAAATGAGAAACATATAATATAGTGTATATTCAACGGACATAATATAATTTCCATCACACATAATGTCAAAACCTGGATTTTCTAGTATAAACAGTAGCAGAATGATTGGGCCACATATAATATCCTTACCACATGCTTAGTCTTATCAATTTTGCCCCTTTAACATGGTTCAACCATGGCCTTTTTCTTGTATAGAATTGTATATGTATTGGAATTAATTGACTAGAGGTACTTCAGTATTCTTGTCCCTTAACTATGACTATGTTTTGATTAATCCTATTAGatgattttcattttaaatttgtaaataatagtTAATTATTCTCTTTTAAAtcttttaattttaccaaataccAAGATTTTGCTCATAATACAATTTATAATTCCATTTAGATTTTATAAGTATCTATTTCGATATTAATTAATATTTGTCTCGTAGAGAAATACTACCAAAGAGGTAGCTCCCAATTACAGTTCCTACATTACATCAGACCCTCTACACATTCATACAGTCTTTCAATTTGCAAAGGAGAAAAAAATCCCCATATTTTCCTAAGAACTAGCCACAGGCCAACAATGAAACCCTTTACTTCACTTTCCTATACAATTGGAGAGATCAAAATATTCTTTGCTTCCTATTAAGAGCTTCAACATGAAATATGCCTCCAATAAATCCATGTGTAGGCTCTACAGGTATAGCATCAGGCATGGCTAGTACCACTATCTTGTTTGGATCTGTAATCAATCTATTCCCATATGAGGAGCCCTAAGTTATGGTCCTCATGACCTAGATGTAATTGGTAAAGAAGCGCTTGTACACAAATCCATCATCAAGGTGCCCAAAATTCCAAAATGCTTCTCCAATTATCTTTGTGAACACACACACAGTCATGGCCTTGCCTTTTTTTTCTAAAaggtttggaaatattttcaaCCATGGTCTCCTGTTTGCATTGGCATTATATTAAAAACATACATGCCATATAATTTATGTTCCTTGGATAGCCCAAGTCCTTTGAGTATATCATCTCTAACATCCAAACCCTTCCCGAGGTTGGGAAGGCTTTACGCTTCGATCATCCTCTGAGTTGATGTTAGGATCCAATGCCCctaaacttgtcaaattttgatcaACTTCTATAGCTTGTCAATATAGTCTACTTGAGTCATCTACCATCACATCTTTTATCTTTGTGTGGATATGCGATCAATGGAGAAGCCCTTTGAACCACCCTCACTCAATGCCTCGACTATAGTGCAATCAAACCTCTAGTACTTAGTTGATTCGATAAAGAACGTACAGTGCTATCAAATTGAGAATAGGACCCGATCTTTTTGTCCTAACCCCTTATGGTAATCAAAACATGGAAtggtaatcttttttttttttttttttgttattatttcctCTAGCCCAGCCCACCTAGTAGTGTGAGTCTACCACCTTGTCTAGGGATTGAAAAACCACTTGGTTAGAAACAAGATCTGAAGCATCGTTAGCCTCTTTAAAAACATGCATAATAGAAAAAACTCCTAAGTTACCAAAATGCACTCAAGTTTTGGAAGCCCAACTCTTGAATTTCAAATTGGTCATGTCTTTCTTTGTAATTTCTTCAATGCATAGCAATGAGTCAACCTCTACATTgatgtttcaaaaaaaattctttacataaCCATATGCCTAATGCAAGTGCCTCCATCTCAACCATATTGTTGGCTGTAGTACCAAGCTTGCTTGAGAGAGCCCACACACATTGCCCTTGACATTTTTTTATGATATAGCTTGTAACCGCTGACCATAGGTTACCATTTACTATACTATAAAAGTTTAACTTCAATCTTCCCTCCTCAGGGGTTGTCTAATTTGCCTCTCTCCTAATCTGCCTTTCGTCTCCGAGCTTACCTTTGGGTTTTCTTAATTTTTGCCATCCCTTCTGCAGCTCCTCATTTCATCTAGAAAATTGCATGTAAGTCTTTAAGAAACATTTAGTAATCACTACTTTGTAGATCTGAGTGTTTATCTTCCTTATTACTTTTTCTACTTGGATGTGGATCttattaaagatcctattattctTTTGCTTCCACTCTAGTATTTAAGAAACAACAATCCACGAATCTGACCATAGTGTTTTTTGTTGTTATTTTGGCCAACTTGTCATGaactcaaaaatatcatcttgATGAGGACCCACCCAACCCAAAAATAGTTGAAGCTAGTCCCAACACTTTGTAGTAAATTGGAAACTAAGGGCTTCCATTCATCTTAACACAACATACATCAACTTTTTTCATTAATACCAATTGTCATTAATCTTGGGTCATCAAAATGCACATGTCGAGCATCATCCAAATAAAATATTTGTCTTTAGGAAATATTACAGAGTGCTAGCACAACACCACAAGTCATGTAGGATTAGATTGAACTACATTTTGGATAAAATGTCTAGTCCTGAATAAGTATTCACCTTTTTTGGATATGCACTAGGTAATTTCATCCCTTTGTTGTGTAATGCAGATCTGTCTTTGACTAAAGGCATTTTCCAAAACATGTTTTATTCCCTTTAGGATTGATAAAGTAGATAGATCCCAGGTGGTTAAGATGTAATCAGGACAAGTCTCTCTAGGATGAAGCCTCTCCCAGCATTACTAGTGGGTGCCCAATCCTGATTGATTCTCATCCATCTCTTTCACCCCTGCCCCCATCTCAGCATACCTCTCATAACTCCCCTAAGATTACCTATCCTAACCTCCATCCTAATTAACTCCCACTCCCCTTTAACACCATTCTTATCCTCTATTTACCCTACCTTCCAAAACCCTCACTTCCTACTTATCTTAAACTTACCTATCCACTACCTATATCTCCTCACCACCTCCCAACTTGCATTTCCTATACCATAGATCATACTTTATATTCTAAAACCTCCCTTTATTTCCTTATCTACTACCATTTCCTACACCCTCACTAGCCTCTTATTTCCTTAAGCTAACCTATCCCCTAACTTCCATCCTACCCCTTTCTTTATCCTGTCCATCCTAACCTATCATCTACCCCTACCCTACCCCTATCTTACCCCCTACACCCTACACCCAACCTCTTATTAACTCTTTATAACCCACAACACCTATAATCCTATTTCCTAAACCCCTTACCACCTATCGTCACCCTTACCTTTCCCTTATCTCTTGTAACTCCCCTTTATTCATTGTATCCCCCCCTTTTCCATCCACTTCACTCATTACCTTTGCCTTTACATCCCACTACCACGTCACACCTACTTGGGCCCCACTTTAAACTTTAAATGGGGAATTAAAAGCTTTTTTTAAAGAAATCTCTTTGTTGGGACCCACCACAAGCTTTCAACATATAAATTTTGAAAGGTTTCAaggcattttgattttttttgtggcaTTACTTTGGCCCCAATTTTGACTTAAAGtagggagaaatcaaaagtttcaaaaaaaactCTCTTTGTTGGCCCCACAAAGCATAGAGTAaagatcattttaaaattcaaaaaaataaaaaataaaacaaaattgaaaaattgaaaaaaaaatgaaaaattgaaaaacacaaaaaatgaaaatcgttaaaatttggctaaggcatggaaaATAAGCATCGGTAGCATTATTAATTTTCAAGTAGAGCCTCTTGGTGTCACTGCTTCTTTTCAAGAAATGCCTCTTGATGTCACTACTTCTTTTCAAGTAGTGCCTTTTTAAGCGGTGCTTCTTGGTGTCACTACTGCTTTTAAGTAGTGCCTCTCAGTAGCGTTACTACTTTCAAGTGGTACCCTTCAATGTCGCTACTACCTTTTAAGAAGTTCTCATTAATATCATTACTACTTTTAAGCATTGCTTCTTGAAAGCATCGCACTTTTCGAGTGCACATGACTGCTTCGAATGATGCAAGTCGCTCAACgatttcaatattcaatttcacgATGAGTAAGGAAAATTCAATCCTTCTTTTCTGAATTGACCAACattaaatggttcaaagcaataaaGTATTAATTTGGCTAAAGTGAAATCGatgatttgtgatgagttatttaaTCAAAGGTGGCAACTCAATTTTAAACAAGAGCTGTGATACAGCTAGAGTCCCCACCAATTGCAAAAATTAGTAGAAAATAGAATATTGGAAAGATTTTGATTTTGTAAAAAATTTACTTGATAACAATATTATGACTATCAAAAATTTTGAGACTCAAGGCATTTCACAATGTATATGAATTTTAATACATAGATAAATTTAAATGGTCAaagctataaacatttcaaatttagacATAACTATGGCAATTTACACTTAATTGTCTACTTTGTAACGTATTTTTATTCTTAAGACAATTACAAGGATATGCTTTTCAAcaacaatcataaaataaagatatcAAAATTGCTATGTCAAATATTTTTGATATTTAGAACAAAACTTTAGCTGGACAAATTTAATGTTTAAAAAATCTAAAGATTTCTACAAAAATTTTGTTTACAAAAACGAAAGATTATTTCAAGCACTATAAGTATGAGAATATAATTTCAACCTCTTCAATATTTGCAACATCGAGCTCTAAGGTTTTTTATCTCGTAGATCGCAAAACCTACAAAAGTAACAAGGATTACTAAAGAAAACAAATCTcctaaacaattaaaaaaaaaaaaaaaggttattgCACACTAAAAACTGGGATATAAAGTTGTATTAGAATGTAGAGACCATTATCATAGTTTCTTTCAACAATTTGAACAATTGCATGGTTAAGAATAATAGAGAGCTTGATATCACAAACAttattggtgaatttttttattgcattttaaatGGGTAAAATCTAAGCTTGTTTGGTTCCAAATTATTATGGAAAGATACAATAACCATTAGATTTGAATTTATTATTAGGACTATTAATTAACAATAACTCATACAATATAACTAAAAGAAATTGATTAATAATTATTGTTTTTTCAAATTGAAGAACATTTTGAAATATAATGGATAATAGGGGACAacttattttaaagattttttaaaataataaaaaatgttttagcaAGAAAAAACCAAAATCAATATTTTTAAGAAAAATgtgataaaatactaaaagagataCAATTGAAAACAGAGAATCCAAGAATCATAGTTAATAGCTTAGATACTAAACatgcatttaatttcattaatctaGACCCAAAATCATGTGCCATGCTCACACCCACAATGGATTGGATTGCAAACTAGATCGGGAATGAACTAGATCGGGATATTATGGTTTTGAGTGAACTGGTAAAAGAGACTAAAGAACACTTTTTAATTTTAATCCACATTTATCactttgtattatttcattgttgGTTTAGCTTTTATTTTGCAATACTCAGGGATATAGACCTGTAGAAAAATAAAGAAATTCAAGAAGGTGGGAGAGCAAGAAGTGGTGTGGTGGGGtatttttttgtaaattgaataaaaAACTCAGCAATATATCTGAGAAAAAAATAACATTATTACTAAGGTTTTGCAGGTGTATAAAGGTATATTGAATTTAACAAGATACATCTACAACACAATGCAACTCTAGCTTTAGAATTACTTAGAACATGGATTCTCTTTCTTTGTCATGTAACTTTTTATCACTTGAAAAACaaggaaaaaataagaaaaaaatgatgaattttCAAAAACATAATAACAAAGTCTATTAAGAACTTCTGAAATATTCAAAACTAGAACAACATATAGAAAGTTTATGACAATCTATATATGAAATAATTTTCTAGTTGTTTTGACAACACAAAGGATATCATTAAACATAATAGATGAGACTCTTCTTAACAATCAAAGAGACAATGGAAACCCAAtagaaaaatgttaattttttaattaacaGATAGGCTAGACTCATGATTTCTTAAACTTTGCTAATATATCTTGAAAGTAATATAAGAATtgttcaaaatgaatgcaagccACAAAATAGGGTAGAGTATTAGGGTTTCAACATACAAACGGAAAATCCAATCATCTGATATTTTTCACTTGTCTATTAAAAACTTATGCTTTTACCGACACTAAAGCACCTTATTGCCTTTGACTCAACAATATTTCAGGTCTCCTCCAACATCATAGGACCTTGGACATAATAGCAAGCAACTGGAAGAAAAATCAAGGGGTATACTTGAAAACCTTCGTCAAATCTTTAAGCGAATGTAAGAAGAATGTAGAAGCAATAACAAAACACatacattatatttttttatgaatttcatAAATATTAATACCGCCTCAGTTTTTTATGAATGTCAGTTGTAGTCATTAAGAAACCTATACCTATACTTTCTGTGTGGTACCAACTGTGCTTCAAGTTAAAGTTTTACTTTGATAATCTCACGTAGCAAATAtttcaccaacaaaaaaaaatcTACAGATCACTGGCCCAATGTAAGCAACCAACAATACATTTGAAAGTCAATCTTCTTAATCATTTGAAAGTCGATCTTCTTAATCACTGATTCCCTAACAAAAACACAATACAAAATTCTGTAAAATGCTAAATTGCATACTAATCTTTAGGCGAAGATGAAGCAACTAACATAACATATA from Cryptomeria japonica chromosome 3, Sugi_1.0, whole genome shotgun sequence harbors:
- the LOC131078340 gene encoding putative germin-like protein 2-3, which produces MLWACNTQFDYTFISRAFLSDSSVSLFIMGNRMIYFTLGLFLLICCYSDNVMAADSDPLQDFCVADKESMVKVNGFVCKDPKDVSAEDFFFGGLGQAGNTDNAVGSNVTMANVMQIPGLNTFGISLVRIDYAVGGINPPHTHPRATEVLVLLEGQLLVGFIDTTNKFFSKTLEKGDVFVFPKALVHFQQNVGHENAVAIAALSSQLPGAQTIANSLFAADPPLPDSVLAKAFRITQELVDFIQKKFA